CTTTCGTTTGAAAAAATCATCCAAGTTAAACGCCGAAAAAATGGTTGTTGCAAAGAAGACCAACGCGTACATAAACATGTAAAAAAAGAAAAACACATTAATCCAATAAATAATGGTAACGAGATTCATGTTGCAACAACTCCTTCCATACGTTTAGTCGCTTGATCTTCGTCGACCAATTGTTGGTACTCTTCTACAGTAATCATTCCTCTTATATTCATAGCGTACAGAAGGATGTCTCTTGCGAAACGGTCCTCATTTCTTATGGCTTCTTTAATAACTGTTTCTCTATCCGCTAGTTTTAGAAATGATTCTGCACTATTGAAGCGAACATAGTAATTTTCGTCAGTAAGGGTTTCTTTAAGCTGAGTTATAATTTCCTTACCTGTATATTTGGAAATCACTCTTACACTCGTTGCTCGAATAATCCAGTTGCTATGACGCATATTTTTTAAGATGGGTTCTTTAGCTCGTTGATCAATAATTTTATTGAAATATCTAATACCGGAGATAATCATTTCTTTTTCATCTGATATTTGAATCAGATCCAGCATCTTCACTCTTACTTTTTCTTCTCCATTATTTCTATTCATAAAATGACTAATCATATTTTTTTGGAGACTGATATTGTATCCATCCATTTTCAGATATAATTTCTCATCTAATTGATTCATATCGCCTATATAATTATCTAGAAAATCGATAATCATCTTATCATTGAAATAATAATTTTTATTATTTATCATATCAATCGCTCTCATCATAATGGTTATATCTTCGTTTTTATTGATTACATTTAATGCATTATTTCTTACATGTAACGATTTCTTATTAAGAGAGGCTAAAGCAAACTCACCTGCTTCTTGATTTCCTAGACCGAATTCAGATAGTAAGTATAACGTGTAACTTTCTTTATACTCTTTTCTAACTACTCCACTTTTGAGTATTTTATTTATATTTACGACTTCTTCTAATAAGTGGGTTAGTTCTTCTTTATTCGTATGAGTACTCTGATATTCTTTTACCGCATAGTAAAAAGCTTGTGTATCCGTTTTCCTATTAAAGCTTAATTTTAACTTGTTTATTTTTTCTTGTTTATTTATGTTATTTTTTTCAAGAACATCTATTAGGTCTTGCTTTATTATTTCTTTACGTTTTTCAATTTTATCATTTTTTCTTTTTTCAATCCGAAGTGATATTAAAAAATAAGAGTTTACTAGAAGCAATAATACTACAAACACAATAAAACTAACGTATGCCATATAAACAGTCATATTTTTTACTCCTCATTTTTACTCGATTTCAGAATGTACATCCCAATAATCTTTTACGATATAATAAGAATCTTTCAAACGTTCAAAATAATCGTTTGATTTAAGATTTTCCATTTTATATTTTGAATCTTCCGTTATAATATTTTGTCCATTGCCTTTGTAATGGATTGAAAA
The Jeotgalibaca sp. MA1X17-3 genome window above contains:
- a CDS encoding HEAT repeat domain-containing protein, whose amino-acid sequence is MTVYMAYVSFIVFVVLLLLVNSYFLISLRIEKRKNDKIEKRKEIIKQDLIDVLEKNNINKQEKINKLKLSFNRKTDTQAFYYAVKEYQSTHTNKEELTHLLEEVVNINKILKSGVVRKEYKESYTLYLLSEFGLGNQEAGEFALASLNKKSLHVRNNALNVINKNEDITIMMRAIDMINNKNYYFNDKMIIDFLDNYIGDMNQLDEKLYLKMDGYNISLQKNMISHFMNRNNGEEKVRVKMLDLIQISDEKEMIISGIRYFNKIIDQRAKEPILKNMRHSNWIIRATSVRVISKYTGKEIITQLKETLTDENYYVRFNSAESFLKLADRETVIKEAIRNEDRFARDILLYAMNIRGMITVEEYQQLVDEDQATKRMEGVVAT